A stretch of Eschrichtius robustus isolate mEscRob2 chromosome 6, mEscRob2.pri, whole genome shotgun sequence DNA encodes these proteins:
- the ETS2 gene encoding protein C-ets-2 isoform X1 encodes MNDFGIKNMDQVAPVSSSYRGTLKRQPAFDTFDGSLLTVFPSLNEEQTLQEVPTGLDSISHDSTNCELPLLTPCSKAVMSQALKATFSGFKKEQRRLGIPKNPWLWTEQQVCQWLLWATNEFSLVDVNLQRFGMTGQVLCNLGKERFLELAPDFVGDILWEHLEQMIKGTENQEKTEDQYEENSHLNSVPHWINSNSLGFGAEQALYGTQTQNYPKGGLLDGLCPASSAPSTLGPEQDFQMFPKARLSTVSVNYCSISQDFPAGTLNLLSSSSGKPGDHDSAETGADSFESSESLLQSWNSQSSLLDVQRVPSFESFEDDCSQSLGLSKPTMSFKDYIQERSDPVEQGKPVIPAAVLAGFTEKHNPPPVPSGSGPIQLWQFLLELLSDKSCQPFISWTGDGWEFKLADPDEVARRWGKRKNKPKMNYEKLSRGLRYYYDKNIIHKTSGKRYVYRFVCDLQNLLGFTPEELHAILGVQPDTED; translated from the exons atgaatgaTTTTGGCATCAAGAACATGGACCAGGTGGCCCCTGTGTCCAGCAGTTACAGAGGGACACTCAAG CGCCAGCCTGCCTTTGACACCTTTGATGGCTCCCTGCTCACTGTTTTCCCCTCCCTAAATGAAGAGCAAACACTCCAGGAAGTGCCAACGGGCTTGGATTCAATTTctcatg ACTCGACCAACTGTGAGTTGCCTCTGTTGACCCCCTGCAGCAAGGCTGTGATGAGTCAAGCCTTAAAAGCTACCTTCAGTGGCTTCAAAAAGGAGCAGCGCCGCCTTGGCATCCCGAAGA ATCCCTGGCTGTGGACTGAGCAACAGGTGTGCCAGTGGCTTCTCTGGGCCACCAACGAGTTCAGTCTGGTGGACGTCAACCTCCAGAGGTTTGGCATGACCGGCCAGGTGTTGTGTAACCTTGGCAAGGAGCGCTTTCTGGAGCTGGCGCCTGACTTTGTGGGTGACATTCTCTGGGAACACCTGGAGCAGATGATCAAAGGTACCG AAAACCAAGAAAAGACAGAAGATCAGTATGAAGAAAATTCACACCTCAACTCAGTTCCTCATTGGATTAATAGCAATTCGTTAG GTTTTGGCGCGGAGCAGGCGCTGTATGGAACGCAGACGCAGAACTACCCCAAAGGCGGCCTCCTGGATGGCCTGTGCCCGGCATCCTCAGCGCCCAGCACGCTCGGTCCCGAGCAGGACTTCCAGATGTTTCCCAAGGCCCGGCTCAGCACCGTCAGCGTCAACTACTGCTCCATCAGCCAGGACTTCCCGGCCGGCACCTTGAACCTGCTCTCCAGCAGTTCCG ggaagcccggagACCACGACTCCGCCGAGACGGGCGCCGACAGCTTCGAGAGCTCGGAGTCACTGCTGCAGTCCTGGAACAGCCAGTCGTCCCTGCTGGACGTGCAGCGGGTACCGTCCTTCGAGAGCTTCGAGGACGACTGCAGCCAGTCCCTCGGCCTCAGCAAGCCGACCATGTCCTTCAAGGACTACATCCAGGAGAGGAGCGACCCGGTGGAGCAGGGCAAACCAGTTATACCTGCGGCCGTGCTGGCCGGCTTCACAG AAAAACACAACCCGCCCCCTGTCCCCTCAGGAAGCGGACCTATCCAGCTGTGGCAGTTTCTTCTAGAATTGCTGTCCGACAAATCCTGCCAGCCTTTCATCAGCTGGACGGGGGACGGATGGGAGTTTAAGCTGGCTGACCCCGATGAG GTGGCCCGCCGGTGGGGAAAGCGGAAAAACAAGCCCAAGATGAACTACGAGAAGCTGAGCCGGGGTTTACGCTATTATTACGATAAGAACATCATCCATAAGACGTCGGGGAAGCGCTACGTGTACCGCTTCGTGTGCGACCTCCAGAACTTGCTGGGCTTCACGCCCGAGGAGCTGCACGCCATCCTGGGCGTCCAGCCGGACACGGAGGACTGA
- the ETS2 gene encoding protein C-ets-2 isoform X4: MNDFGIKNMDQVAPVSSSYRGTLKRQPAFDTFDGSLLTVFPSLNEEQTLQEVPTGLDSISHDSTNCELPLLTPCSKAVMSQALKATFSGFKKEQRRLGIPKNPWLWTEQQVCQWLLWATNEFSLVDVNLQRFGMTGQVLCNLGKERFLELAPDFVGDILWEHLEQMIKENQEKTEDQYEENSHLNSVPHWINSNSLGFGAEQALYGTQTQNYPKGGLLDGLCPASSAPSTLGPEQDFQMFPKARLSTVSVNYCSISQDFPAGTLNLLSSSSGKPGDHDSAETGADSFESSESLLQSWNSQSSLLDVQRVPSFESFEDDCSQSLGLSKPTMSFKDYIQERSDPVEQGKPVIPAAVLAGFTGSGPIQLWQFLLELLSDKSCQPFISWTGDGWEFKLADPDEVARRWGKRKNKPKMNYEKLSRGLRYYYDKNIIHKTSGKRYVYRFVCDLQNLLGFTPEELHAILGVQPDTED, translated from the exons atgaatgaTTTTGGCATCAAGAACATGGACCAGGTGGCCCCTGTGTCCAGCAGTTACAGAGGGACACTCAAG CGCCAGCCTGCCTTTGACACCTTTGATGGCTCCCTGCTCACTGTTTTCCCCTCCCTAAATGAAGAGCAAACACTCCAGGAAGTGCCAACGGGCTTGGATTCAATTTctcatg ACTCGACCAACTGTGAGTTGCCTCTGTTGACCCCCTGCAGCAAGGCTGTGATGAGTCAAGCCTTAAAAGCTACCTTCAGTGGCTTCAAAAAGGAGCAGCGCCGCCTTGGCATCCCGAAGA ATCCCTGGCTGTGGACTGAGCAACAGGTGTGCCAGTGGCTTCTCTGGGCCACCAACGAGTTCAGTCTGGTGGACGTCAACCTCCAGAGGTTTGGCATGACCGGCCAGGTGTTGTGTAACCTTGGCAAGGAGCGCTTTCTGGAGCTGGCGCCTGACTTTGTGGGTGACATTCTCTGGGAACACCTGGAGCAGATGATCAAAG AAAACCAAGAAAAGACAGAAGATCAGTATGAAGAAAATTCACACCTCAACTCAGTTCCTCATTGGATTAATAGCAATTCGTTAG GTTTTGGCGCGGAGCAGGCGCTGTATGGAACGCAGACGCAGAACTACCCCAAAGGCGGCCTCCTGGATGGCCTGTGCCCGGCATCCTCAGCGCCCAGCACGCTCGGTCCCGAGCAGGACTTCCAGATGTTTCCCAAGGCCCGGCTCAGCACCGTCAGCGTCAACTACTGCTCCATCAGCCAGGACTTCCCGGCCGGCACCTTGAACCTGCTCTCCAGCAGTTCCG ggaagcccggagACCACGACTCCGCCGAGACGGGCGCCGACAGCTTCGAGAGCTCGGAGTCACTGCTGCAGTCCTGGAACAGCCAGTCGTCCCTGCTGGACGTGCAGCGGGTACCGTCCTTCGAGAGCTTCGAGGACGACTGCAGCCAGTCCCTCGGCCTCAGCAAGCCGACCATGTCCTTCAAGGACTACATCCAGGAGAGGAGCGACCCGGTGGAGCAGGGCAAACCAGTTATACCTGCGGCCGTGCTGGCCGGCTTCACAG GAAGCGGACCTATCCAGCTGTGGCAGTTTCTTCTAGAATTGCTGTCCGACAAATCCTGCCAGCCTTTCATCAGCTGGACGGGGGACGGATGGGAGTTTAAGCTGGCTGACCCCGATGAG GTGGCCCGCCGGTGGGGAAAGCGGAAAAACAAGCCCAAGATGAACTACGAGAAGCTGAGCCGGGGTTTACGCTATTATTACGATAAGAACATCATCCATAAGACGTCGGGGAAGCGCTACGTGTACCGCTTCGTGTGCGACCTCCAGAACTTGCTGGGCTTCACGCCCGAGGAGCTGCACGCCATCCTGGGCGTCCAGCCGGACACGGAGGACTGA
- the ETS2 gene encoding protein C-ets-2 isoform X3: protein MNDFGIKNMDQVAPVSSSYRGTLKRQPAFDTFDGSLLTVFPSLNEEQTLQEVPTGLDSISHDSTNCELPLLTPCSKAVMSQALKATFSGFKKEQRRLGIPKNPWLWTEQQVCQWLLWATNEFSLVDVNLQRFGMTGQVLCNLGKERFLELAPDFVGDILWEHLEQMIKGTENQEKTEDQYEENSHLNSVPHWINSNSLGFGAEQALYGTQTQNYPKGGLLDGLCPASSAPSTLGPEQDFQMFPKARLSTVSVNYCSISQDFPAGTLNLLSSSSGKPGDHDSAETGADSFESSESLLQSWNSQSSLLDVQRVPSFESFEDDCSQSLGLSKPTMSFKDYIQERSDPVEQGKPVIPAAVLAGFTGSGPIQLWQFLLELLSDKSCQPFISWTGDGWEFKLADPDEVARRWGKRKNKPKMNYEKLSRGLRYYYDKNIIHKTSGKRYVYRFVCDLQNLLGFTPEELHAILGVQPDTED from the exons atgaatgaTTTTGGCATCAAGAACATGGACCAGGTGGCCCCTGTGTCCAGCAGTTACAGAGGGACACTCAAG CGCCAGCCTGCCTTTGACACCTTTGATGGCTCCCTGCTCACTGTTTTCCCCTCCCTAAATGAAGAGCAAACACTCCAGGAAGTGCCAACGGGCTTGGATTCAATTTctcatg ACTCGACCAACTGTGAGTTGCCTCTGTTGACCCCCTGCAGCAAGGCTGTGATGAGTCAAGCCTTAAAAGCTACCTTCAGTGGCTTCAAAAAGGAGCAGCGCCGCCTTGGCATCCCGAAGA ATCCCTGGCTGTGGACTGAGCAACAGGTGTGCCAGTGGCTTCTCTGGGCCACCAACGAGTTCAGTCTGGTGGACGTCAACCTCCAGAGGTTTGGCATGACCGGCCAGGTGTTGTGTAACCTTGGCAAGGAGCGCTTTCTGGAGCTGGCGCCTGACTTTGTGGGTGACATTCTCTGGGAACACCTGGAGCAGATGATCAAAGGTACCG AAAACCAAGAAAAGACAGAAGATCAGTATGAAGAAAATTCACACCTCAACTCAGTTCCTCATTGGATTAATAGCAATTCGTTAG GTTTTGGCGCGGAGCAGGCGCTGTATGGAACGCAGACGCAGAACTACCCCAAAGGCGGCCTCCTGGATGGCCTGTGCCCGGCATCCTCAGCGCCCAGCACGCTCGGTCCCGAGCAGGACTTCCAGATGTTTCCCAAGGCCCGGCTCAGCACCGTCAGCGTCAACTACTGCTCCATCAGCCAGGACTTCCCGGCCGGCACCTTGAACCTGCTCTCCAGCAGTTCCG ggaagcccggagACCACGACTCCGCCGAGACGGGCGCCGACAGCTTCGAGAGCTCGGAGTCACTGCTGCAGTCCTGGAACAGCCAGTCGTCCCTGCTGGACGTGCAGCGGGTACCGTCCTTCGAGAGCTTCGAGGACGACTGCAGCCAGTCCCTCGGCCTCAGCAAGCCGACCATGTCCTTCAAGGACTACATCCAGGAGAGGAGCGACCCGGTGGAGCAGGGCAAACCAGTTATACCTGCGGCCGTGCTGGCCGGCTTCACAG GAAGCGGACCTATCCAGCTGTGGCAGTTTCTTCTAGAATTGCTGTCCGACAAATCCTGCCAGCCTTTCATCAGCTGGACGGGGGACGGATGGGAGTTTAAGCTGGCTGACCCCGATGAG GTGGCCCGCCGGTGGGGAAAGCGGAAAAACAAGCCCAAGATGAACTACGAGAAGCTGAGCCGGGGTTTACGCTATTATTACGATAAGAACATCATCCATAAGACGTCGGGGAAGCGCTACGTGTACCGCTTCGTGTGCGACCTCCAGAACTTGCTGGGCTTCACGCCCGAGGAGCTGCACGCCATCCTGGGCGTCCAGCCGGACACGGAGGACTGA
- the ETS2 gene encoding protein C-ets-2 isoform X2, with the protein MNDFGIKNMDQVAPVSSSYRGTLKRQPAFDTFDGSLLTVFPSLNEEQTLQEVPTGLDSISHDSTNCELPLLTPCSKAVMSQALKATFSGFKKEQRRLGIPKNPWLWTEQQVCQWLLWATNEFSLVDVNLQRFGMTGQVLCNLGKERFLELAPDFVGDILWEHLEQMIKENQEKTEDQYEENSHLNSVPHWINSNSLGFGAEQALYGTQTQNYPKGGLLDGLCPASSAPSTLGPEQDFQMFPKARLSTVSVNYCSISQDFPAGTLNLLSSSSGKPGDHDSAETGADSFESSESLLQSWNSQSSLLDVQRVPSFESFEDDCSQSLGLSKPTMSFKDYIQERSDPVEQGKPVIPAAVLAGFTEKHNPPPVPSGSGPIQLWQFLLELLSDKSCQPFISWTGDGWEFKLADPDEVARRWGKRKNKPKMNYEKLSRGLRYYYDKNIIHKTSGKRYVYRFVCDLQNLLGFTPEELHAILGVQPDTED; encoded by the exons atgaatgaTTTTGGCATCAAGAACATGGACCAGGTGGCCCCTGTGTCCAGCAGTTACAGAGGGACACTCAAG CGCCAGCCTGCCTTTGACACCTTTGATGGCTCCCTGCTCACTGTTTTCCCCTCCCTAAATGAAGAGCAAACACTCCAGGAAGTGCCAACGGGCTTGGATTCAATTTctcatg ACTCGACCAACTGTGAGTTGCCTCTGTTGACCCCCTGCAGCAAGGCTGTGATGAGTCAAGCCTTAAAAGCTACCTTCAGTGGCTTCAAAAAGGAGCAGCGCCGCCTTGGCATCCCGAAGA ATCCCTGGCTGTGGACTGAGCAACAGGTGTGCCAGTGGCTTCTCTGGGCCACCAACGAGTTCAGTCTGGTGGACGTCAACCTCCAGAGGTTTGGCATGACCGGCCAGGTGTTGTGTAACCTTGGCAAGGAGCGCTTTCTGGAGCTGGCGCCTGACTTTGTGGGTGACATTCTCTGGGAACACCTGGAGCAGATGATCAAAG AAAACCAAGAAAAGACAGAAGATCAGTATGAAGAAAATTCACACCTCAACTCAGTTCCTCATTGGATTAATAGCAATTCGTTAG GTTTTGGCGCGGAGCAGGCGCTGTATGGAACGCAGACGCAGAACTACCCCAAAGGCGGCCTCCTGGATGGCCTGTGCCCGGCATCCTCAGCGCCCAGCACGCTCGGTCCCGAGCAGGACTTCCAGATGTTTCCCAAGGCCCGGCTCAGCACCGTCAGCGTCAACTACTGCTCCATCAGCCAGGACTTCCCGGCCGGCACCTTGAACCTGCTCTCCAGCAGTTCCG ggaagcccggagACCACGACTCCGCCGAGACGGGCGCCGACAGCTTCGAGAGCTCGGAGTCACTGCTGCAGTCCTGGAACAGCCAGTCGTCCCTGCTGGACGTGCAGCGGGTACCGTCCTTCGAGAGCTTCGAGGACGACTGCAGCCAGTCCCTCGGCCTCAGCAAGCCGACCATGTCCTTCAAGGACTACATCCAGGAGAGGAGCGACCCGGTGGAGCAGGGCAAACCAGTTATACCTGCGGCCGTGCTGGCCGGCTTCACAG AAAAACACAACCCGCCCCCTGTCCCCTCAGGAAGCGGACCTATCCAGCTGTGGCAGTTTCTTCTAGAATTGCTGTCCGACAAATCCTGCCAGCCTTTCATCAGCTGGACGGGGGACGGATGGGAGTTTAAGCTGGCTGACCCCGATGAG GTGGCCCGCCGGTGGGGAAAGCGGAAAAACAAGCCCAAGATGAACTACGAGAAGCTGAGCCGGGGTTTACGCTATTATTACGATAAGAACATCATCCATAAGACGTCGGGGAAGCGCTACGTGTACCGCTTCGTGTGCGACCTCCAGAACTTGCTGGGCTTCACGCCCGAGGAGCTGCACGCCATCCTGGGCGTCCAGCCGGACACGGAGGACTGA